In one window of Halorubrum sp. BV1 DNA:
- a CDS encoding D-2-hydroxyacid dehydrogenase, translating into MSESDPDVVVLRQTIHGSDARDLTAAIRERLPESTVAMARTPDEERELLETARIAVGLHIDESQLAAAENLELFACVFAGTGHLPRDALADHGVAVTNASGVHGPNISEYVVGAMVTHARQWQRAHRQQARREWRNYETTEVYGSTVAVVGLGAIGRTVVDRLDAFDAETIGVRYSPEKGGPTDEVYGFDEFHEAIADAEYVVLACPLTEATRGLVDAEALRTMRSDAILINVARGPIVDTDALVSDLRNSRIGGAALDVTDPEPLPEDHPLWGLSNVTITPHNAGHTPHYYDRVAEILAENVDRLDAGDELKNRVA; encoded by the coding sequence ATGAGCGAGAGCGACCCCGACGTCGTCGTGTTGCGACAGACGATCCACGGTTCGGACGCCCGCGACCTGACCGCGGCGATCCGCGAGCGCCTCCCGGAGAGCACGGTCGCGATGGCGCGGACGCCAGACGAGGAGCGCGAGCTGCTCGAAACGGCTCGGATCGCCGTCGGACTCCACATCGACGAGTCGCAGTTGGCGGCCGCCGAGAATCTCGAACTCTTCGCCTGCGTGTTCGCGGGGACGGGCCACCTTCCGCGGGACGCCCTCGCGGACCACGGCGTCGCGGTGACGAACGCCTCCGGCGTCCACGGCCCAAACATCTCCGAGTACGTCGTCGGCGCGATGGTGACCCACGCTCGGCAGTGGCAGCGGGCCCACCGCCAGCAGGCTCGCCGCGAGTGGCGGAACTACGAGACGACCGAGGTGTACGGCTCCACGGTGGCCGTCGTCGGACTCGGTGCGATCGGGCGCACCGTCGTCGATAGGCTCGACGCCTTCGACGCCGAGACGATCGGCGTCCGCTACTCCCCCGAGAAGGGGGGACCGACCGACGAGGTGTACGGCTTCGACGAGTTCCACGAGGCGATAGCCGACGCCGAGTACGTCGTGCTCGCGTGTCCGCTCACGGAGGCGACGCGCGGGCTCGTCGACGCCGAGGCGCTCCGCACGATGCGCTCGGACGCGATCCTCATCAACGTCGCACGCGGTCCGATCGTCGACACCGACGCGCTCGTCTCCGACCTCCGGAACAGCCGAATCGGCGGGGCGGCCCTCGACGTCACGGACCCCGAGCCGCTGCCCGAGGACCACCCGCTGTGGGGACTCAGCAACGTCACGATCACGCCGCACAACGCGGGCCACACACCGCACTACTACGACCGTGTGGCGGAGATCCTCGCGGAGAATGTCGACCGACTCGACGCCGGCGACGAGTTGAAAAATCGGGTCGCGTGA
- a CDS encoding zinc ribbon domain-containing protein: MAICSECGSTINTNQDFCRECGAEITEAGGVTAEDDGDVFLHLEGKDTPLRASRIRYHQGGGEWVTVTLKDGAVRIYPQNNVEYIEGGSVGVMGQGIRPVASKHEVKEVNSFSKAAQLLGNLGN; this comes from the coding sequence ATGGCAATTTGCTCTGAGTGTGGTTCCACGATCAACACAAATCAGGACTTTTGCCGGGAGTGTGGTGCAGAAATAACTGAGGCTGGTGGTGTCACTGCCGAGGATGACGGAGACGTGTTCCTCCATCTTGAGGGGAAAGATACGCCATTGCGAGCCAGTCGGATCCGCTACCACCAAGGTGGCGGCGAGTGGGTGACAGTCACGCTGAAAGATGGGGCTGTTCGGATTTACCCACAAAACAACGTCGAGTACATCGAAGGCGGTAGCGTCGGCGTAATGGGCCAGGGCATCCGTCCGGTCGCCTCGAAACACGAGGTCAAAGAAGTGAATTCGTTCAGCAAGGCTGCACAGCTCCTCGGTAACCTCGGAAATTAA
- a CDS encoding peptidylprolyl isomerase, whose translation MARDVSDPDNPQVTLQTNHGDILVELFADRAPKTVENFLGLARHDPAADADPARDTNTWEDPETGETRGDSLYEGGVFHRVIDDFMIQGGDPQENGRGGPGYQFDDEFHDELTHDGPGILSMANSGPNTNGSQFFITLDATPHLDGKHAVFGQVIDGMDVVEEIGSLPTDRRDEPRDTVEIEDVTVDE comes from the coding sequence ATGGCACGAGACGTTTCCGATCCCGACAATCCGCAGGTGACGCTTCAGACGAATCACGGCGACATCCTCGTCGAGCTGTTCGCCGACCGCGCCCCGAAGACGGTGGAGAACTTCCTCGGGCTGGCGCGTCACGACCCCGCCGCAGACGCCGACCCCGCTCGCGACACGAACACCTGGGAGGATCCCGAGACGGGCGAGACGCGGGGCGACTCGCTGTACGAGGGCGGCGTCTTCCACCGCGTCATCGACGACTTCATGATTCAGGGCGGCGACCCGCAGGAGAACGGCCGCGGCGGCCCCGGCTACCAGTTCGACGACGAGTTCCACGACGAGTTGACCCACGACGGTCCCGGTATCCTCTCGATGGCGAATTCCGGACCGAACACCAACGGCTCGCAGTTCTTCATCACGCTCGACGCCACGCCGCACCTCGACGGAAAACACGCCGTCTTCGGGCAGGTCATCGACGGGATGGACGTCGTCGAGGAGATCGGTTCCCTCCCCACCGACCGCCGCGACGAACCGCGTGACACGGTCGAGATCGAGGACGTCACCGTCGACGAGTAG
- a CDS encoding tyrosine-type recombinase/integrase, translating to MAAKDAVDTLRDKLQAGERGGSEADRDLLLAFSDELKLRREEYGWHRHEKMLRHNTRASEHADVDLVDSVLPEREDDDFDAAKDAAKVVVRWIHDTYDIEEGSQETNRDYRVAFRMFAKHTTRGEEIPDTHDWISTQTTGDYQPEPDEADMLDWDAHVRPMIDACHNDRDRALVALQFEGGFRGGELHDLTLDQISDSEHSIKVRVDGKLGEHDVHLIRSIPWVSRWQAEHPGEGDDYVWSHLNKPKRVSYQLFLKIFREAAGRAEVDAPVTPTNFRKSNAYWLSKQRKSQAFIKDRQGRARGSPVISRYVAKFSGETQESKFAAMHGIDVDVDEDDEVSAPVVCHRCDRKTPADNDLCMWCGTALDAETAKRVDDLDDVKLVVVVAVGQLVDDREHRAPESPEFGPPAEVLSRREQEREPDRRPDESGVLDSDTTQRVDGQRQQRVHDAPDPRQF from the coding sequence ATGGCTGCGAAGGACGCCGTCGACACGCTTCGCGACAAGCTCCAGGCCGGCGAGCGCGGTGGGAGCGAGGCCGACCGCGACCTGCTGCTCGCGTTCTCCGACGAACTGAAGCTCCGCCGTGAGGAGTACGGCTGGCACCGACACGAGAAGATGCTCCGTCACAACACCCGAGCGAGTGAGCACGCTGACGTCGACCTCGTCGACTCGGTGCTCCCCGAGCGCGAGGATGACGACTTCGACGCGGCGAAGGACGCTGCGAAGGTCGTCGTCCGCTGGATCCACGACACCTACGACATCGAGGAGGGGAGCCAGGAGACGAACCGCGACTACCGCGTCGCCTTCCGGATGTTCGCGAAGCACACGACCCGGGGCGAGGAGATCCCCGACACGCACGACTGGATCTCTACCCAGACGACGGGTGACTACCAGCCCGAGCCCGACGAGGCCGACATGCTCGACTGGGACGCGCACGTCCGTCCGATGATCGACGCCTGTCACAACGACCGCGACCGGGCGCTCGTCGCCCTCCAGTTCGAGGGTGGGTTCCGCGGCGGTGAGCTCCACGACCTCACGCTCGACCAGATCTCTGACTCCGAGCACTCGATCAAGGTCCGCGTCGACGGGAAGCTTGGTGAACACGACGTCCACCTCATCCGGTCGATCCCCTGGGTCTCGCGCTGGCAAGCTGAACATCCCGGCGAGGGCGACGACTACGTCTGGAGCCACCTGAACAAGCCGAAGCGGGTCAGCTACCAGCTCTTCTTGAAGATCTTCCGTGAGGCAGCAGGGCGCGCCGAGGTCGACGCGCCCGTGACCCCGACAAACTTCCGGAAGTCGAACGCCTACTGGCTCTCGAAGCAGAGGAAGTCGCAGGCGTTCATCAAGGACCGGCAGGGGCGCGCCCGTGGCTCGCCGGTCATCTCTCGGTACGTCGCAAAGTTCTCCGGGGAAACCCAAGAGTCGAAGTTCGCGGCCATGCACGGCATCGACGTCGACGTTGATGAGGATGACGAGGTCAGCGCGCCGGTCGTCTGTCACCGGTGTGACCGCAAGACGCCCGCCGATAACGACCTCTGCATGTGGTGCGGGACCGCCCTCGATGCCGAAACGGCGAAGCGCGTCGACGACCTCGACGACGTCAAGCTCGTCGTCGTAGTCGCTGTCGGCCAGCTGGTCGACGATCGGGAGCACCGCGCGCCGGAATCGCCAGAGTTCGGGCCACCGGCCGAGGTACTGTCGCGCCGCGAGCAGGAGCGCGAGCCCGACCGCAGGCCCGATGAGAGCGGCGTGCTCGATAGCGATACGACTCAGCGTGTCGATGGTCAACGCCAGCAGCGTGTACATGATGCTCCGGACCCAAGGCAGTTTTAA
- a CDS encoding HNH endonuclease, whose protein sequence is MLAVSEYRFDSVHNMDVHHQNGIPWDNRPENIELISKEEHDRHHANERWENEC, encoded by the coding sequence TTGTTAGCAGTGTCAGAATACAGGTTCGATTCGGTACACAACATGGATGTTCATCATCAGAACGGGATACCATGGGATAACAGACCCGAAAATATCGAATTAATTTCGAAAGAAGAGCATGATAGACACCATGCAAATGAACGGTGGGAAAATGAGTGCTAG
- the sod gene encoding superoxide dismutase, with translation MSYELDPLPYDYDALEPHISEQVLEWHHDTHHQGYVNGWNAAEETLEENREAGDFSSSAGAIRNVTHNSSGHILHDLFWQNMSPEGGDEPSGELADRIEEDFGSYEAWKGEFEAAASGASGWALLVYDTFSNQLRNVVVDKHDQGAIWGGHPILALDVWEHSYYHDYGPARGEFVDNFFEVVDWTEPAARYEQAVELFE, from the coding sequence ATGAGCTACGAACTCGATCCGTTGCCGTACGACTACGACGCGCTGGAGCCGCACATTTCCGAGCAGGTGCTCGAATGGCATCACGACACCCATCATCAGGGGTACGTGAACGGGTGGAACGCCGCTGAAGAGACACTCGAAGAGAACCGCGAGGCGGGCGACTTCTCGTCGTCTGCCGGCGCGATCCGGAACGTGACGCACAACTCGTCGGGGCACATTCTGCACGACCTGTTCTGGCAGAACATGAGCCCCGAGGGCGGCGACGAGCCCTCGGGCGAGTTGGCCGATAGAATCGAGGAGGACTTCGGCTCGTACGAGGCGTGGAAAGGCGAGTTCGAGGCCGCGGCCTCGGGCGCGAGCGGCTGGGCGCTGTTGGTGTACGACACGTTCTCGAACCAACTGCGCAACGTGGTCGTAGACAAACACGACCAGGGCGCTATCTGGGGCGGTCACCCAATCCTCGCGCTAGACGTGTGGGAACACTCCTACTACCACGACTACGGCCCCGCCCGCGGCGAGTTCGTCGACAACTTCTTCGAGGTCGTCGACTGGACCGAACCCGCCGCCCGCTACGAACAGGCCGTCGAACTCTTCGAGTAA